The Pricia mediterranea genome includes a window with the following:
- a CDS encoding cytochrome c3 family protein, which produces MQKLSYCSRIPRVLGVGVLFFLLFTASISAQEEAEADDVAATESAEGGEEATAELDGDPAAGKQLFNQNCAACHALNRKMTGPALANIESKLQEEEGLGKDWLYEWIKNSPGMIADGDPYANEIYEEYNQAAMTPFPTLSNEDIDNILAYTAAPPTTAAKTDDAAAAGGAGGDGSSGGVSNEIILGALTLVFGLLVVMLFLVNKTLKRIAAANGIAVEKERTEKRLPIWKAFAKNQFLVFVSVIFLLLAGAYYAYGWMMQIGVDQGYEPIQPIHFSHRIHAGEDKVDCKFCHSSARVSKHSGIPSLNVCMNCHKSIYEVSEETLAVGKEEYGVDYNEEIKKLYAAVGWDDENQQYTGETQPVEWVRIHNLPDLVYFNHSQHVSVAGIQCQECHGPVEEMEIMYQYSPLTMGWCIECHRETEINMEGSEYYEKIHAQLAKKYGVEKVTVADMGGIECGKCHY; this is translated from the coding sequence ATGCAAAAGCTTTCGTACTGTTCTCGAATTCCCAGAGTTTTAGGTGTAGGTGTACTATTTTTCCTTCTCTTTACAGCTTCCATTAGCGCGCAGGAAGAGGCCGAGGCCGATGACGTCGCGGCTACGGAATCGGCCGAAGGCGGTGAGGAAGCCACGGCCGAACTTGACGGGGACCCGGCTGCCGGGAAACAGCTGTTCAACCAAAACTGCGCTGCCTGTCACGCCCTGAACCGTAAAATGACCGGGCCCGCCCTGGCCAACATCGAGTCGAAGCTGCAGGAAGAAGAGGGATTGGGCAAGGACTGGCTCTATGAATGGATTAAAAACAGTCCGGGGATGATTGCCGATGGCGACCCCTATGCCAATGAAATTTACGAGGAGTACAACCAGGCGGCAATGACTCCCTTCCCGACCCTGAGCAACGAAGATATCGACAATATTTTGGCCTATACCGCTGCGCCCCCTACAACCGCTGCAAAGACGGACGACGCGGCAGCCGCAGGCGGGGCTGGAGGTGATGGATCTTCCGGTGGCGTCTCCAACGAAATTATTTTGGGGGCGTTGACCCTGGTCTTCGGCCTTTTGGTAGTCATGCTTTTCTTGGTGAACAAGACTTTAAAGCGCATTGCCGCTGCCAATGGAATCGCGGTCGAAAAAGAAAGGACCGAAAAGCGACTTCCCATTTGGAAGGCCTTCGCAAAAAATCAATTCCTTGTTTTCGTTTCCGTGATATTCTTGCTGTTGGCCGGAGCCTATTACGCTTACGGATGGATGATGCAGATCGGGGTGGATCAAGGCTACGAACCGATTCAGCCTATCCATTTCTCACATCGTATCCATGCGGGAGAAGACAAGGTCGATTGTAAATTTTGCCACTCATCGGCACGGGTCTCAAAACATTCCGGAATTCCGTCCTTGAACGTATGTATGAACTGCCACAAATCGATCTATGAGGTCTCCGAGGAAACCTTGGCCGTAGGAAAGGAGGAATATGGGGTGGACTATAACGAGGAAATAAAGAAATTATATGCAGCGGTAGGCTGGGACGATGAGAACCAGCAATATACCGGAGAGACCCAACCGGTCGAATGGGTCCGCATCCATAACCTGCCCGACCTTGTGTATTTCAATCACTCCCAGCACGTTTCGGTAGCGGGCATACAATGTCAGGAGTGCCATGGCCCCGTCGAAGAAATGGAAATTATGTATCAGTATTCGCCTCTGACCATGGGGTGGTGTATCGAATGCCACCGGGAAACCGAAATTAACATGGAAGGTAGCGAGTACTATGAAAAAATACACGCCCAGCTCGCGAAAAAATATGGGGTAGAGAAGGTTACGGTTGCCGACATGGGAGGAATCGAGTGTGGCAAGTGTCACTATTAA
- a CDS encoding SPOR domain-containing protein, with protein MKRIVCLLYFAASAAFVQAQKGEVNIAQDQKISDLLAIYKTANESAAYYRIQVGFGSHDRAQEIKSKVEIDFPNLSSHIDFDSPTYRVRVGRFRDKLDAERKFREVRKKYPDAMLLQPKKSSR; from the coding sequence ATGAAAAGAATTGTATGCCTTCTGTACTTTGCGGCGTCCGCCGCTTTTGTCCAAGCGCAAAAGGGAGAGGTCAATATCGCACAAGATCAAAAAATATCCGATTTGTTGGCGATTTACAAAACGGCTAACGAAAGTGCTGCTTATTATCGCATTCAGGTCGGCTTTGGTTCACACGATAGGGCCCAGGAGATTAAATCGAAAGTCGAGATAGACTTTCCAAACCTTTCTTCCCATATTGATTTTGATTCCCCTACCTATCGGGTACGGGTAGGCCGTTTTAGGGATAAGCTCGATGCGGAGCGCAAGTTCAGGGAAGTGCGTAAGAAGTATCCCGATGCCATGTTATTACAGCCTAAAAAATCATCGCGATAA
- the infB gene encoding translation initiation factor IF-2, with translation MADTAKIRLNKVLKEFNISLDRAVDFLSSKGHKIDSRPTTKISNEVYQVLQDEFQTDKSKKVASKEVGEEKRKEKEALRLQLEKEQEEKRLARERRAEAASAAEEKIVGKVELSGLKTVGKIDLDADKKKAASPKKEEPKPEEKAETTAPAETQKAKEEPKSEEKVQEKKTEEKKEDSEAEKTVEPSADTDKPAADTEKEDDEVLKTNYKKLSGPTITDKIDLSQFKKAKKKKEDSAPSTERGGRKKRRKRIVSKAGGASARGRNFKKGGRKSAAARAEPTEEDVQKKIAETLEKLQGKSKKGKGAKYRRSKRDQHREQTERDVEAQELENKTLKVTEFVTVGEIATMMDVSTTDIISACMSLGIMVTMNQRLDAETLTIVADEFGYDVEFVTADIEDSIKIEKDAEEDLEPRAPIVTVMGHVDHGKTSLLDYVRETNVIAGESGGITQHIGAYSVSLKDDQKLTFLDTPGHEAFTAMRARGAQVTDVAVIVIAADDDIMPQTKEAISHAQAAGVPIVFAINKIDRPTANPDKIKEGLSQMNLLVEDWGGKIQSQDISAKTGEGVEDLLEKVLLEAELLELTANPDKMANGTVVEAFLDKGRGYVSTILVQGGTLEIGDYVLAGTHSGKVKAMQDERGNDVPKAGPATPVSILGLDGAPQAGDKFHVLLDEREAKQIATKRSQLQREQTVRTQRHITLDEIGRRIALGDFKELNIILKGDVDGSVEALTDSFQKLSTEEIQVNIIHKGVGAITESDVLLASASDAIIIGFNVRPMGNARSVAEKEEIDIRMYSIIYDAINDLKDAMEGMLSPEIKEEITGTAEIRETFKISKVGTIAGCMVTSGKIFRNSNIRLIRDGVVVFTGELASLKRFKDDVKEVAKGYDCGMQIKNYNDIKEEDIVEAFQEVAVKKKLKSK, from the coding sequence ATGGCAGACACTGCAAAAATTAGGCTTAACAAGGTCCTCAAGGAATTCAACATTTCTTTGGATAGGGCGGTAGATTTTTTGTCCTCAAAGGGACATAAAATCGATTCCAGACCTACTACAAAGATTTCCAACGAGGTATATCAAGTGCTTCAAGACGAGTTTCAGACCGACAAGAGCAAGAAGGTAGCTTCCAAAGAGGTCGGCGAAGAAAAGCGCAAGGAAAAAGAGGCCCTGCGCCTACAGTTGGAAAAAGAGCAGGAAGAGAAAAGGTTAGCCCGGGAACGACGGGCCGAAGCTGCCTCCGCCGCCGAAGAGAAAATTGTCGGCAAGGTGGAGCTGTCAGGACTGAAAACCGTTGGTAAAATCGACCTTGACGCGGATAAGAAGAAAGCCGCTTCCCCGAAAAAAGAGGAGCCGAAACCCGAAGAGAAGGCCGAAACCACTGCTCCGGCAGAAACTCAAAAAGCAAAGGAAGAGCCAAAATCCGAGGAAAAGGTACAAGAGAAGAAAACCGAGGAAAAAAAGGAAGATTCCGAAGCGGAAAAAACAGTCGAACCATCAGCAGATACCGATAAGCCGGCCGCGGACACCGAAAAGGAGGACGATGAGGTGCTGAAAACCAATTATAAAAAATTATCGGGACCTACGATTACCGATAAAATCGATCTATCGCAATTCAAAAAAGCGAAGAAAAAGAAAGAAGACTCGGCACCCTCGACCGAACGTGGCGGAAGAAAGAAACGCCGCAAACGCATCGTTAGCAAGGCCGGTGGAGCATCAGCCCGAGGCAGAAACTTTAAAAAGGGAGGTCGGAAATCCGCGGCTGCCAGGGCAGAGCCTACCGAAGAAGATGTACAGAAAAAAATAGCCGAAACCCTCGAAAAACTACAAGGGAAATCCAAGAAAGGAAAAGGCGCCAAATACAGAAGAAGTAAACGTGATCAGCACCGTGAGCAGACCGAAAGGGATGTCGAAGCGCAAGAACTTGAAAATAAGACCTTGAAGGTAACGGAGTTCGTTACCGTGGGCGAGATTGCCACTATGATGGACGTTTCCACCACCGACATTATCTCGGCCTGTATGTCGCTCGGTATCATGGTAACCATGAATCAGCGCCTAGACGCTGAAACCTTGACCATTGTAGCCGATGAATTCGGTTATGATGTCGAATTCGTGACCGCCGACATCGAGGATTCCATCAAAATAGAAAAGGACGCAGAAGAAGATCTGGAACCACGCGCCCCTATAGTTACCGTAATGGGCCATGTCGACCACGGTAAGACCTCGTTGTTGGACTACGTACGGGAAACTAACGTAATCGCCGGCGAAAGCGGAGGGATTACCCAGCACATTGGCGCTTATAGCGTAAGTCTAAAAGATGATCAAAAACTCACCTTCCTCGACACCCCGGGGCACGAGGCCTTTACGGCCATGCGGGCCAGGGGAGCACAGGTTACCGATGTTGCCGTTATCGTAATCGCGGCCGATGATGATATTATGCCGCAGACTAAGGAAGCAATCAGCCATGCCCAAGCGGCAGGTGTTCCGATCGTATTCGCAATTAACAAGATCGACCGCCCGACGGCCAACCCCGATAAAATCAAGGAGGGTCTATCGCAAATGAACCTTTTGGTCGAGGACTGGGGCGGAAAAATACAGTCCCAAGATATTTCGGCGAAGACCGGAGAAGGTGTCGAAGACCTATTGGAAAAGGTCTTACTTGAAGCAGAACTCCTGGAACTGACCGCCAATCCCGACAAGATGGCGAACGGCACTGTCGTAGAAGCTTTCTTGGACAAAGGTCGTGGTTATGTCTCCACGATCCTGGTCCAGGGAGGTACCCTTGAAATCGGAGATTATGTATTGGCAGGGACCCATAGCGGTAAGGTTAAGGCCATGCAGGACGAACGCGGAAACGACGTTCCGAAGGCGGGGCCAGCCACTCCTGTTTCCATTTTAGGCCTCGACGGCGCCCCGCAAGCGGGTGATAAGTTCCATGTATTGCTAGATGAGCGCGAAGCCAAACAAATAGCTACTAAACGATCTCAACTTCAGCGCGAACAAACCGTACGTACCCAACGCCACATTACCCTGGATGAAATCGGAAGACGTATAGCTTTGGGAGACTTTAAAGAGCTGAACATCATTCTTAAAGGGGACGTTGACGGTTCGGTGGAAGCTTTGACGGACTCCTTCCAAAAACTGTCCACCGAAGAAATTCAAGTAAACATCATTCACAAGGGTGTAGGCGCAATTACCGAATCGGACGTTTTGTTGGCTTCGGCATCGGATGCCATCATCATCGGCTTCAATGTCAGACCGATGGGCAATGCTAGGAGCGTGGCAGAGAAAGAGGAAATCGACATAAGGATGTATTCGATCATCTATGATGCGATCAACGATCTCAAGGACGCGATGGAAGGGATGCTATCGCCCGAAATCAAGGAAGAAATCACGGGTACCGCGGAAATTCGTGAGACCTTTAAAATATCGAAGGTCGGAACCATTGCCGGGTGTATGGTCACCAGTGGCAAGATTTTCCGCAATTCGAACATACGGCTTATCCGCGATGGCGTAGTGGTGTTCACCGGGGAGCTGGCCTCCCTGAAACGGTTCAAGGACGATGTTAAGGAAGTGGCCAAAGGCTATGACTGCGGTATGCAGATTAAGAACTACAACGACATCAAAGAAGAGGATATCGTAGAAGCCTTCCAAGAAGTAGCAGTGAAAAAGAAACTGAAATCCAAATAA
- the nusA gene encoding transcription termination factor NusA, giving the protein MENIALIESFSEFKDDKFIDRVTLMAILEDVFRSALKKKFGSDDNFDIIINPDKGDLEIWRNRTVVPDGEVEEPNEEISLTEAQKIEPDFEVGEDVSEEVKLINLGRRAILALRQNLISKIHEHDNTTIYKHFKELEGEIYTAEVHHIRHKAIILLDDEGNEIILPKDRQIPSDFFRKGDNVRGIIETVELKGTKPTIIMSRASPKFLEALFFQEIPEVYDGLITIKKAVRIPGEKAKVAVDSYDDRIDPVGACVGMKGSRIHGIVRELGNENIDVINWTGNPQLMVTRALSPARVTSVKLNDENMTAQVYLRPEEVSKAIGRGGHNIRLAGQLTGYEIDVFREGVEEDVELSEFRDEIDAWIIEEFKKIGLDTARSILDQDVDDLIKRTDLEEETIKEVVRILKDELEE; this is encoded by the coding sequence ATGGAAAATATTGCGCTCATTGAGTCTTTTTCAGAGTTTAAGGATGATAAGTTTATTGACAGGGTTACATTGATGGCCATTTTGGAAGATGTATTCCGTAGCGCCCTCAAAAAGAAATTTGGATCTGACGATAACTTTGATATCATCATCAACCCAGACAAGGGCGACCTGGAAATTTGGCGTAATCGAACGGTCGTACCCGATGGCGAAGTCGAAGAACCCAATGAAGAGATTTCCTTGACGGAAGCCCAGAAAATCGAACCCGATTTCGAGGTGGGCGAAGATGTATCGGAAGAGGTAAAACTGATCAACTTGGGAAGAAGGGCGATTTTGGCCCTCCGCCAGAACTTGATCTCCAAAATACACGAGCACGATAACACGACCATATACAAGCATTTTAAAGAGCTCGAGGGCGAAATTTACACCGCTGAGGTACACCATATTCGCCACAAGGCCATCATTCTGCTTGACGACGAAGGCAATGAGATCATCCTTCCGAAGGACAGGCAGATTCCCTCTGACTTTTTTAGAAAAGGGGATAACGTACGCGGTATCATCGAAACGGTCGAACTGAAGGGAACCAAGCCCACCATAATTATGTCGCGGGCATCCCCAAAATTTTTGGAGGCTTTGTTTTTTCAGGAGATTCCCGAGGTCTATGATGGTCTTATCACCATTAAAAAGGCGGTGCGCATTCCGGGCGAAAAGGCAAAGGTCGCCGTTGACTCCTATGATGACCGTATCGACCCTGTTGGTGCGTGCGTAGGCATGAAAGGATCTCGAATACACGGCATCGTGCGCGAATTGGGCAATGAAAATATCGATGTGATCAATTGGACTGGGAATCCGCAGCTCATGGTCACCCGTGCCTTGAGTCCGGCTAGGGTTACCAGTGTTAAATTGAACGATGAGAACATGACCGCACAGGTGTACCTGCGGCCCGAAGAAGTCTCGAAGGCCATTGGTCGTGGCGGACATAATATTCGCTTGGCCGGACAACTGACCGGTTACGAAATAGACGTATTCCGCGAAGGCGTCGAAGAAGATGTAGAGCTTTCCGAATTTAGGGACGAAATCGATGCGTGGATCATTGAAGAGTTCAAGAAAATTGGACTTGACACAGCTCGAAGCATCCTAGACCAGGATGTCGACGACTTGATAAAGCGTACCGATCTTGAGGAAGAAACCATTAAGGAGGTCGTACGCATACTCAAAGACGAATTGGAAGAATAG
- the rimP gene encoding ribosome assembly cofactor RimP gives MFKDRVKALLEEALDDNDSLFLIDFSVSPDNSIKVVLDGDSGVTLEDCMKISRAIEHNLDRDAHDFSLEVTSAGAATPLTLARQYPKNIGRKLKVKTASETMEGNLTEVTDTGINLEWKTREPKPVGKGKVTVRKKAEIDFSDIVEAKVIVTI, from the coding sequence ATGTTCAAAGATAGGGTAAAAGCACTTTTAGAGGAGGCCTTAGACGACAATGATTCCTTATTTTTAATTGACTTTTCGGTATCCCCCGACAATTCGATAAAGGTCGTTTTGGACGGTGATTCAGGCGTCACCCTTGAAGATTGCATGAAAATCAGTAGAGCCATCGAACATAATTTGGATCGAGACGCCCATGATTTTTCCCTTGAAGTAACCTCCGCAGGTGCTGCAACACCCCTGACCCTAGCCCGACAGTATCCTAAAAATATCGGCCGTAAATTGAAAGTCAAGACGGCCTCGGAGACCATGGAGGGAAACCTGACCGAAGTGACCGATACCGGCATCAACCTAGAGTGGAAAACAAGAGAACCGAAACCCGTCGGAAAAGGGAAGGTCACGGTCCGAAAAAAAGCGGAAATCGATTTTTCGGATATTGTGGAAGCAAAAGTTATAGTAACAATTTAA
- a CDS encoding RNA polymerase sigma factor, with protein MEAIQINDFNNGKIEESEVIRRVLGGEKELYELLIRRNNQKLYRVVRSYLKEEAEIEDAMQNTYLKAFEKLYQFNHNSTFSTWLIRIGINEALLRLREKGKMFNMSEQGWNSEDALVFEIQPKNQMNPQKRIIMSEAKQLLENAVDQLEIKYKTVYILKEVEGMRYREIAEVLDLTVSNVKVRVHRAKAMLKEKLYALSVDKSIFEFGFERCDRLTENVMASI; from the coding sequence ATGGAGGCCATACAAATCAACGATTTCAATAATGGAAAAATAGAGGAGTCTGAAGTGATACGGCGTGTTTTGGGGGGTGAGAAAGAGCTGTATGAGCTTTTAATCCGACGGAACAACCAAAAATTGTACCGGGTGGTCAGAAGCTATCTTAAGGAAGAGGCTGAAATAGAGGATGCTATGCAGAATACGTATCTCAAAGCCTTTGAAAAGCTGTACCAGTTCAACCATAACTCCACTTTCTCCACATGGCTTATACGCATTGGAATCAATGAGGCCTTGTTACGTTTAAGGGAGAAAGGAAAAATGTTCAATATGAGCGAACAAGGTTGGAATTCCGAAGATGCCCTCGTTTTTGAAATTCAGCCCAAAAACCAAATGAATCCGCAGAAAAGAATTATCATGAGCGAAGCCAAGCAACTTTTGGAAAATGCCGTTGATCAATTGGAAATAAAATATAAAACCGTCTATATACTTAAGGAAGTAGAAGGAATGCGATATCGAGAGATTGCCGAAGTACTTGATCTGACGGTTTCGAACGTGAAAGTTCGGGTACACCGTGCCAAGGCGATGCTAAAGGAAAAACTGTACGCGTTATCGGTCGACAAAAGTATTTTTGAATTCGGTTTTGAGCGGTGTGACAGGCTCACCGAAAACGTGATGGCAAGTATATAG
- a CDS encoding DoxX family protein, protein MYAKAVKLFLRLALSIGFLSAVADRFGLWGAKVSAWGNWDSFVEYTALLTTWGPDFMIPILAGVATVAEVIFATLLLVGFKTELIAKLSGFLLLIFALSMTFSTGAKSAFDYSVFSASAAAFALSLMKEKYMEVDSLFHPDDSNIN, encoded by the coding sequence ATGTATGCCAAGGCAGTAAAACTATTTTTAAGACTTGCCCTTTCCATAGGATTTCTGTCGGCGGTTGCCGATAGATTCGGACTATGGGGCGCCAAGGTGTCAGCTTGGGGCAACTGGGACAGTTTTGTAGAATATACCGCATTGCTAACTACGTGGGGGCCCGATTTTATGATTCCGATTCTGGCAGGAGTGGCTACCGTTGCCGAGGTTATCTTTGCGACTCTTCTCTTAGTCGGCTTTAAAACGGAACTGATTGCTAAATTGAGCGGATTTCTTTTGTTGATTTTTGCGCTGTCGATGACATTTTCGACAGGGGCAAAAAGTGCTTTTGATTATTCGGTCTTCAGCGCTTCCGCAGCGGCATTTGCCTTAAGCCTCATGAAAGAGAAATATATGGAAGTAGATAGCTTGTTCCATCCTGACGATTCCAATATCAACTGA
- a CDS encoding DUF488 domain-containing protein, with translation MNIVEPEQKEKTIWTIGHSTHSLDEFIQMLQSSQIELVADVRRFPGSRKYPHFNQEALQGSLRENAIEYRHFEALGGRRKARPNSKNTVWRNASFQGYADYMETPAFKDAISELETVASKRRTAYLCSEAVWWRCHRSMISDLLKYQGWEVNHIMGVGKETEHPYTGPANIKGKRLTYEAG, from the coding sequence TTGAATATAGTGGAGCCCGAGCAAAAAGAAAAAACTATATGGACAATAGGGCACTCGACCCATAGTCTTGATGAGTTCATCCAAATGCTACAGTCCTCTCAAATAGAACTTGTAGCCGATGTCAGAAGGTTTCCCGGTTCAAGAAAATACCCTCATTTTAACCAAGAGGCCCTGCAAGGTTCATTGCGAGAAAACGCTATTGAATATAGGCATTTCGAAGCTCTGGGCGGTCGGAGGAAGGCGCGGCCAAATTCGAAAAACACGGTTTGGCGCAACGCATCTTTTCAAGGTTATGCGGATTATATGGAAACCCCCGCTTTCAAAGACGCTATATCCGAACTCGAAACTGTCGCATCGAAACGGCGCACCGCTTACCTGTGTTCCGAAGCGGTATGGTGGCGCTGTCACCGCTCCATGATTTCCGACCTCCTAAAATATCAGGGGTGGGAAGTAAACCACATCATGGGAGTCGGTAAGGAGACCGAACACCCCTATACCGGTCCGGCAAACATTAAAGGGAAACGGCTGACGTATGAAGCGGGATAG
- a CDS encoding 2Fe-2S iron-sulfur cluster-binding protein, whose amino-acid sequence MAPKTYSLSYFNEFDEECDASFIINEYHSLMELLFDKYIEDWGDCKGRAWCGTCHIQIIEGNLSEKMDVDERHTLSKIGNATETSRLACQIPVNAELHNLVFKMMGRS is encoded by the coding sequence ATGGCTCCAAAAACCTATAGTCTTTCCTACTTTAACGAGTTCGACGAAGAATGCGATGCTTCGTTCATAATCAATGAATACCATAGCCTAATGGAGCTGCTCTTCGACAAATATATCGAGGATTGGGGCGACTGCAAGGGTCGGGCATGGTGCGGCACTTGCCATATACAGATTATCGAAGGCAACCTGTCAGAGAAAATGGACGTTGATGAAAGACATACGCTTTCAAAAATCGGGAACGCAACCGAGACCAGCCGCTTGGCCTGTCAGATTCCCGTGAATGCCGAACTGCACAATCTGGTATTCAAAATGATGGGGCGCTCTTAG
- a CDS encoding hemerythrin domain-containing protein has product MEAKKPIKRNKNLQPLSRDHHHTLLLCWKIRTGFSKSVEPERIKRYADWFFEHHIRPHFDMEEKYLFPILGNDNELVKRALAEHRRLGRLFRDTDTISKSLSLIEEELEKHVRFEERVLFGEIQKMATEAQLETISKIHTDEKFRDNTNDTFWE; this is encoded by the coding sequence ATGGAAGCAAAAAAACCGATCAAAAGAAACAAAAATTTACAGCCGCTAAGTCGCGACCACCACCATACCCTCTTGTTGTGCTGGAAAATCAGAACGGGCTTTTCGAAAAGTGTGGAGCCAGAAAGGATCAAGCGCTATGCCGATTGGTTTTTCGAGCATCATATCCGCCCCCACTTCGATATGGAAGAAAAATACCTGTTTCCCATCTTGGGCAACGACAACGAACTGGTCAAAAGGGCGCTTGCGGAACATCGTAGACTGGGCAGGCTCTTTCGCGATACCGATACGATTTCAAAATCACTCAGTCTGATCGAGGAAGAATTGGAAAAACACGTCCGCTTCGAAGAGCGTGTCCTATTTGGCGAAATCCAAAAAATGGCCACCGAGGCACAATTAGAAACAATCTCAAAAATACATACCGATGAAAAATTCAGAGACAATACAAATGACACATTCTGGGAGTAA
- a CDS encoding carboxymuconolactone decarboxylase family protein, which translates to MDNEKELAKKKADLAPKQIEAWRNFSRTVFKEGVLDEKTKQLIAVAVAHVTQCPWCIKAHTPMALRKGASKEEIMEAIWVAAEMRAGAAYSHATIAMEEMEK; encoded by the coding sequence ATGGACAACGAAAAAGAATTGGCGAAGAAAAAGGCGGACTTGGCACCCAAACAGATAGAGGCCTGGCGCAACTTCAGCAGAACGGTTTTCAAGGAAGGGGTGTTGGACGAAAAGACAAAACAACTGATCGCCGTAGCCGTGGCTCACGTTACCCAATGCCCATGGTGCATTAAGGCCCATACCCCGATGGCGCTGCGAAAAGGGGCAAGCAAGGAAGAAATCATGGAGGCCATCTGGGTAGCGGCGGAGATGAGGGCCGGGGCTGCCTACTCCCACGCCACCATTGCCATGGAGGAAATGGAAAAATAA
- a CDS encoding OsmC family protein codes for MKHTADAVWNGSLKEGEGKITTKSKVLNDSQYCFNSRFGDGKSTNPDELLAAAHASCFAMALSLFLGEAGFTAKSIDVTATVTMDADELELTGSHLTLKAKIPKIDRSEFLDCANAAKKNCPVSKALSFEITMDAQLI; via the coding sequence ATGAAACATACAGCAGACGCCGTTTGGAACGGCTCATTAAAAGAAGGAGAAGGAAAAATAACGACAAAAAGCAAGGTCTTGAACGATTCGCAATACTGCTTCAATTCCCGGTTCGGCGATGGCAAAAGTACCAACCCCGATGAGTTGTTGGCAGCTGCTCACGCCAGCTGCTTCGCCATGGCCCTGAGCCTATTTTTGGGCGAAGCAGGGTTCACTGCCAAATCCATCGACGTTACCGCAACGGTTACTATGGATGCGGATGAGCTCGAACTTACCGGGTCGCACTTAACGCTGAAAGCCAAAATCCCAAAAATCGATAGAAGCGAATTCTTGGACTGTGCCAACGCCGCCAAAAAAAACTGTCCGGTCAGCAAAGCCTTGAGCTTTGAAATTACTATGGATGCACAACTTATATAG
- a CDS encoding cupin has translation MKIASLSNNIEYHESRPTIQVLLESESGKELRIAFKEGQVMKRHRTPFPIVVEIFDGCIDFGVNGDVHTLKKGDLIALDGGVPHDLTATVDSIVRLSLNRGDTAKRVEDVAKTSQ, from the coding sequence ATGAAAATAGCATCCTTAAGCAATAATATTGAGTACCACGAAAGCCGACCTACGATTCAAGTTTTACTGGAATCGGAATCAGGAAAGGAACTCCGGATCGCCTTTAAGGAAGGGCAAGTAATGAAGAGACATAGAACGCCTTTTCCCATTGTGGTCGAAATATTTGACGGCTGCATCGATTTCGGAGTCAACGGAGACGTCCACACGCTCAAAAAAGGGGACCTGATCGCCCTGGACGGCGGCGTCCCCCACGACCTGACCGCCACCGTGGACAGTATCGTGAGGTTGAGCCTAAACCGTGGCGATACCGCTAAACGCGTAGAAGATGTCGCGAAAACATCCCAGTGA